The DNA window GACCGGGCCAAGAACCAGGACATCTTCCTGCAGGAGGACGGCGTGGTGATGGTCGCCACCGTTGCCTTCGGCATGGGAATCGACAAGCCCGACGTGCGCTTTGTGGCGCATGCGGCCCTGCCGAAATCGATCGAATCCTATTACCAGGAGATCGGCCGCGCCGGACGCGACGGCGCTCCAGCCGACACGCTCACCCTCTACGGCCTCGACGACATGCGCTTGCGCCGCCTGCAGATCGAGGAGAGCGACGCGGCGGACGAGCAGAAGCGCGTCGAGCGCCAGCGGCTCAATGCGCTCGTGGCCCTCTGCGAGGCGCCGCGCTGCCGGCGCCAGACGCTGCTCGCCTATTTCGGCGAGAGCACCGAGCCCTGCGGGAACTGCGACCTGTGCATCGATGGCGTGATGTCCTTCGACGGGACCATCGAGGCCCAGAAGCTCCTCTCGGCGATCGTGCGCACCGGCGAGCGCTTCGGCACGGAGCATCTCATCAGCATCCTCGTGGGCGAGGAGACGGATTCGGTCCGCCGCTTCGGCCACGACAAGCTGAAGACGTTCGGGGTCGGCAACGACCGCTCGAAGACGGAATGGCGCTCGCTCCTGCGGCAGATCTATGCAGCCGGCCTCGTCGGGCTGGAACTGGCGGAGTACGGACGCTGGACGCTGACGGACAAAGGCGTGGCCGTTCTGAAAGGCCAGGAGCGGATCGAGCTGCGCTCCGACGTGCTGATGAAGCCCGCCGAGCGCCGCCGCAGACGCTCCCGGATGGAGGCGGAATCCGTGGTGCCGTCCGACGATCCGCTGCTGCTCGACCTGAAGGGACTGCGCACGCGGCTTGCCAAGGGAGAGGGCGTGCCGGCCTACGTGATCTTCTCCGACCGCAGCCTGATCGACATGGCGGTCAAGCGGCCAACCACCGTGCGCGCCTTCGGCGAGATCCACGGCGTCGGGCAAGCCAAGCTCGACCGCTACGCGGACGCCTTCCTGGAGGTCCTGAAGGCGCACGCGGCCTGAGCCGCGCCTCAGCGGCCGAGATACGCCTCGAGATCCCGCAGGTGGTGATGCCAGCCGGCGGCATGCTGTTCGATCAGCCGCTGCCTCCTGTCGGCCGGCACCACCGACCATCCGCGATGCTCCAGGCGAAGAAGGGTTTTCGTCTCGGCGACCGGATCGAGAACCATGGACACCTGGGTGGGCTGGGGCCAGTCCTCATCGGCCCAGGACAATTCGAGGAACTCCGGCGGCTCGAACCGGCTCACGGTGCCGGTGGTGACCACCCGTCGGCCGGTCTCGTCAGTCCATTCCTCGCGAAAGGCCCCGCCGGCCTTCGCATCCAGATTCACATGGTCGCCCCACCAGGCCGCGATCGCGTCCGGCGCGGTCAGCGCCGCCCAGACCTTCTGCGGCGCCTGCCTGATATCGTATTCGATGACGATCCGATCCGCGGTTGTTCCGACTTTCATGGTCGAACCTCCTCAAGCGGCTTGTCTGTCTCCAACGGCCGGAACATCCACCCACACGCCGGAATGCGCGCTTCGCGCAATTGCATCCACGACCCGCTCGATGCGAAGGCCCTCCTCGAACGCGATCAGATGCGCGGCCTCTCCGGCGATGCGGCGCATCAGTTCCCGGCACTCCACGATCTTCAGGTCGTTGAAACCGAGCCCATGCCCCGGCGCGGGAACGAATTTATCATAAGGCGGGTGATGCGGGGAGGTCAGGATGGTGCGAAAGCCCTGCGTCTCCTTGGCTCCGTCGACCGTATAAAGCTGCACTTCGTTCATGCGCTCCTGATCGTACACGATGGTGCCCTTCGAGCCGAAGATCTGGATGAAAATTCGCCCCTTGCGGCCCCAGGCGGAGCGGTTGAGCGCTATCACCCCGGAGGCGCCATTGTCGAGCTCGATCAGGGTGGTGGCGATGTCGTAGGTCTCCACCGCCCGGCGCCCCCCATCCTTCAGCGGGCGATCGGCATAAGGCTTGGCCATATGCCCGCAGACGCGGCGCACGCCGCCGAAGAGGGTCCAGATCAGGCTGAGCGCATGGACGCCGAAATCGTCGAGCGCACCGTGACCGGAACTCGCCTCGCTCTTCCAATAGAAGAGCTGCTCCGGGTCGGCCATGAAGTCCTCGTCCATCTCGATGCGCACGTGGTTGACATCGCCA is part of the Microvirga terrae genome and encodes:
- the recQ gene encoding DNA helicase RecQ, whose product is MIDPAKILHDVFGFPSFREGQEEIVRAVLAGEDVLAVMPTGAGKSLCYQLPTLAREGLTLVVSPLIALMRDQVAALRHFGIEAGSLNSANDPAENRRVVDAVRDGRMRLLYASPERLANTGTTEWLGRAGVNLLAIDEAHCVSQWGHDFRPEYAMLGEVRQRLGNVQTIALTATADVATRSDIMHRLFEEEPRLFIHGFDRPNLRLAMQAKEHSRRQLFSFLDKHRHESGIVYCSSRDATEKLADSLSQAGYRALPYHAGMPQGDRAKNQDIFLQEDGVVMVATVAFGMGIDKPDVRFVAHAALPKSIESYYQEIGRAGRDGAPADTLTLYGLDDMRLRRLQIEESDAADEQKRVERQRLNALVALCEAPRCRRQTLLAYFGESTEPCGNCDLCIDGVMSFDGTIEAQKLLSAIVRTGERFGTEHLISILVGEETDSVRRFGHDKLKTFGVGNDRSKTEWRSLLRQIYAAGLVGLELAEYGRWTLTDKGVAVLKGQERIELRSDVLMKPAERRRRRSRMEAESVVPSDDPLLLDLKGLRTRLAKGEGVPAYVIFSDRSLIDMAVKRPTTVRAFGEIHGVGQAKLDRYADAFLEVLKAHAA
- a CDS encoding SRPBCC family protein, which translates into the protein MKVGTTADRIVIEYDIRQAPQKVWAALTAPDAIAAWWGDHVNLDAKAGGAFREEWTDETGRRVVTTGTVSRFEPPEFLELSWADEDWPQPTQVSMVLDPVAETKTLLRLEHRGWSVVPADRRQRLIEQHAAGWHHHLRDLEAYLGR
- a CDS encoding Gfo/Idh/MocA family protein, giving the protein MTALGIGLIGTGYMGKCHALAWNAVAAVFGDVERPRLAVLAEATPELAERKARELGFARATGDWRSLIADPAVDVVSITTPNAFHPEMAIAALEAGKHVWCEKPMATRLPDADRMLAAARASGKVAALGYNYIQNPMVRLIARLLGEGRVGDVNHVRIEMDEDFMADPEQLFYWKSEASSGHGALDDFGVHALSLIWTLFGGVRRVCGHMAKPYADRPLKDGGRRAVETYDIATTLIELDNGASGVIALNRSAWGRKGRIFIQIFGSKGTIVYDQERMNEVQLYTVDGAKETQGFRTILTSPHHPPYDKFVPAPGHGLGFNDLKIVECRELMRRIAGEAAHLIAFEEGLRIERVVDAIARSAHSGVWVDVPAVGDRQAA